One part of the Gossypium raimondii isolate GPD5lz chromosome 1, ASM2569854v1, whole genome shotgun sequence genome encodes these proteins:
- the LOC105785949 gene encoding F-box protein SKIP23: protein MADWSQLPQELLVLIAERLEARFDVVRFRSVCCSWRSSVPPKLYPFRPTYLRTQGRIEESLSHITRYTFYLLRSSRGDETEAPACWLVKIGEGSRGVKMQLLNPFSDSKLESLPRNFPKVLDLTNFQVIELGQQYIGLYDVYIDHPLEPLCYDYRKKVVLQQSSTNCDDFIIFASFRYPAFLRSGEKEWTVLEIMYDIEDIISFNEKFYAIDLNGKTRVIDQSLNVSFLPHVGSPGSRKFLVKSHDNLLAVEMLSNPDKGVGFRVFRMSEEDHKWDEMESLRDRILFLDFYGAVSAPASELYWSKGNFIFYPGGLFGSPHDPDPGFRLVFVFDLETGTACPLENCPAYCNLFWPPPQWATSSESVISLTEVISNSAHSISSATPENECMNPESDFTISLTEVISNSTHLISSATPENECMYPESGFALSPTPITPKRVTYPAGKEVGSEQPSPSSKCSFKFCCF from the coding sequence ATGGCAGATTGGTCTCAACTCCCACAAGAGCTTCTAGTTCTAATAGCCGAACGCCTTGAAGCCCGATTTGATGTTGTCAGATTCCGATCTGTCTGCTGTTCATGGCGTTCCTCTGTTCCACCAAAACTTTACCCTTTTCGACCCACGTATCTCCGAACCCAAGGTAGAATTGAGGAGTCTCTGAGCCATATCACCAGATATACCTTTTACCTTTTAAGATCGTCTCGCGGCGACGAAACAGAAGCCCCTGCTTGCTGGTTGGTCAAAATCGGAGAAGGAAGCCGCGGTGTCAAAATGCAATTGTTGAATCCTTTTTCAGATTCTAAGCTGGAATCTCTTCCAAGAAACTTCCCAAAGGTATTGGATTTAACCAACTTTCAAGTCATTGAATTGGGTCAGCAATATATTGGTCTGTATGATGTGTATATTGATCATCCTTTAGAGCCCCTATGCTACGACTACAGAAAAAAAGTAGTTCTGCAGCAGTCAAGTACCAATTgtgatgattttataatatttgcgTCTTTCCGATACCCGGCTTTTCTGAGGTCGGGGGAAAAGGAATGGACTGTGCTTGAAATTATGTATGACATTGAggatattatttcatttaatgagAAATTCTATGCCATTGACCTAAATGGCAAAACTAGAGTCATTGACCAATCTTTAAACGTTAGTTTCCTGCCACATGTAGGCTCTCCCGGTAGCAGAAAGTTCTTGGTTAAGTCCCATGATAATTTGTTGGCTGTTGAAATGCTTTCGAATCCAGATAAGGGTGTTGGTTTTAGAGTGTTTAGGATGAGTGAAGAAGATCACAAGTGGGATGAGATGGAAAGTTTAAGGGATCGGATTTTATTTCTGGATTTTTATGGAGCAGTTTCAGCACCAGCTTCTGAATTATATTGGAGTAAAGGAAACTTCATCTTCTATCCCGGAGGTCTCTTCGGCTCTCCACATGATCCTGACCCTGGATTTAGACTTGTCTTTGTGTTTGATTTAGAAACTGGTACTGCCTGCCCTTTAGAGAATTGCCCTGCCTACTGTAACTTGTTCTGGCCACCTCCACAATGGGCAACTTCTTCAGAATCAGTAATTTCTTTGACAGAAGTTATAAGCAACTCGGCTCATTCAATAAGTTCTGCTACACCAGAAAATGAATGCATGAATCCTGAATCTGATTTCACGATTTCTTTGACTGAAGTTATAAGCAACTCGACTCATTTGATAAGTTCTGCTACACCAGAAAATGAATGCATGTATCCTGAATCCGGTTTCGCTCTCTCTCCAACACCAATTACCCCAAAAAGAGTAACTTATCCGGCAGGAAAAGAAGTCGGCAGCGAGCAACCCTCTCCAAGCTCAAAGTGCAGCTTCAAATTCTGCTGTTTCTAA